Part of the bacterium genome is shown below.
TTCCGTCACTTCGTGACACCTTCCCCCGTATCGGGGGCAGGTAACTACCGTAGTCGTATCGATTTCTCTTGCCCCTTTCAGGGGGAAAGGGATTAAGGGTTAGGGGACCTGATCCGATACCTCGCAGTTTACTGCGGAGTAGTTCATTTTCAGAAGGAATCCCCGATGGCTTTGACCATCGCCTTTATATTTTCCACGGGCACATCCGCCTGGATATTATGGATCGTGTTGAAGATATAGCCGCCGCCTTTGTTGAGGGTGCGGATTCGCATGGCCACATCCTCGTACACCTCGTCCGGAGTTCCATGCGGCAGGATATGCTGAGTATCCACGCCGCCGCCGTGGAAAACGACCCTGTCGCCGTACTCCTCTTTCAGTTCATGGATATCCATACCTTCCGCCGATGTCTGGAGAGGATTGAGAATATCGAAACCCGCCCCGATGATGTCGCCGATAAGCGGACGGATGCCCCCGCACGTATGAATGAACGTTTTCCACGTGGTATGAGCATGGATAAAGTCGCACGTACGCTTGTAGTGGGGCTTGTAAAGCTCGCGGAACACATCGGGCGACATGAGCGGCCCGCGCTGGCAGCCGAAATCGGTTCCGGTAACATAGATGATGTCGATCGTGTTCCCGACAGCCTGGATGATCGTTTCGAGGTTTTTGATGCCGATGTCGGTCTGACGGTCGTAGATTTCGTTGATATAGTCACGGCGTATCGCATGGGAGACGTACCATTCCTCGATATCGCGAATGCCGCGGGGATTTTTGAGCCAGGGAGCGGGAACCGCGGCGACATTGCCGAGAGACCCTCCGGGCATGGCGAGCGCTATGGCGTAACCGGTATTCTCATACAACCATTCCGCCTGCCTGCGCAGGTCCTCCGCACCCTCATCGGAGACATACGGGAAATCCTCGAGATTGTCCCCGACATCGAGCCTGGTGTCATCGATGGGCTGCTGGCGGACAATGGCATCATGGTAGAAACCACCCTGCGGCATGCGGAGACTCGGCGCTGCGGAACGGTCGCCTTCGGGGTACTGGAGAATATCCCCGTTATTATCGGGTTCGGTATTGAAAAGGCCCGGGACAAGGACTCGGGCGCCGTCGAACATGGTCCACGGTTTCCAGTTGTCGTTCGGGATGCCGATGCGGTTCATTTTTCCGGAAATACCGACAATATCGGCATGGAGCCAGGCAAGGAGGTCATCCTTTATCTCACCGAGCATCTGGTAGGGCTCGACCACCTTGACGCGGTCATCGAGGTGGTCGAAACCGAGCTCCTGCCTGAGCCTGTATACGGTGCCTATTGCAATGCCCGAAACCGGCATCGAGCCGAAATCGACCGGAACGCGGTCGGGTTGACGGTGATCGAGCGCCGCCTTGATTCTTTCTCGTGATGTCATGTTCATGGGGTTCCCTTGATAGTCAAAAATAGAGAGATTATTCAAAATAATTCAAGTTATCCTGTGTGCGATCAGGCTCTAAAAACTATTCGGTCATTCAATCAGCTCATAATTACTAATGTGTTGTACAAGAGCTGTTATACCATAGAAGGGCTGTGAAAAAGGAAATTTTTCACGAGCCCGATAATGAAATGTATTGGTTTATCGCTGTGAAGGGCATATAAATCGCTGGCACCCCCCCATTTTTTTAAGAACATTTTTTATATGTTACTTCCTTTGCGTGCCCAAAGGAAGTAACCAAGGAAAGGGCACCCCGCGAAAAGCCTTATTCCCCGTTCACTGCCCGTTTTTCGGGAATGTGTGAACTCACGAACCTTCGGTTCGCTCGGACAGCACCCATTCTTTTTCCGAAAACCGGTTGTGACCGCGGGACTTTTCAACGGGTCTATAAGAGGGCTGTGAAAAAGTATATTTTTCACGAGCCCTATGAAGAAATGTGTTGTTTTATTGCTGTCAAGGGCATGTAAATCGGCACTTCGTGCCGACCCTTGACAGCTTATATCCACACATACAGACTTTATCACAAGACTTCTAGAACGAAGTGAATTGGGAATCCAGCATTACATTCATGTTATGCGTATAAGTTGATGGATTCCCGTTTTCACGGGAATGACACTCTGACATGTAAAGTTATTTCATTCGTAAGTTTTATGGACTAATTGAATATCCCCCAAACTATTTTCTCACCTCATGATCCCTGTAGCGGGCGAAATAGAGCATTTTCACCGTTTCTTCGCCCGTATTGATATTGGCATGCGGTGTTTTGCCGTCCGCAGGTATCATGTATCCCGTCCCCTCGGGCTGCATGCGTATCTGCTTGCCGAGAAAGGCGATACTTTCACCCCTGATCGCGGTCCAGACTTCCTCGCATCCCTCGATATGGCTGTGCGGATGGCCGATGGTCATGGGGTCGAAGGAAACGGTGATTATGCTTTCGAGCGTCCCGAGACCGTCCGCAGTACCGAACAACCCCCTGGCGATATGACACCAGTGGACGTCCGTGGATGAAATCCGCTGCGTATTCTCGTCCCTGACCAGAATGTCCTTGTTAGGGCGGAATCCCGGAGGTACCGGCTCGTTGATGAGGTACATCGTGAGAGGTTCATCTCCGGTTGAGGACATGGTGAACGGACACTCGGCCGGAATGAGCACCGCGATGCCCGGATAAAGATCGGTGCCTGTCTTGCGGCCTTTCATGGCGCCTTTCCCGGTGAGGATATAGTTGATTTCCTGCTCGCCCTTGAGTGTCGTCGGCGTGATGGATGTTCCCGGTTCGAGCGTGGCATGGGTGAAGAGGTTTATATAGGTGAGCACAGCCCCTTTTTCCGGCGGATTGAGAGGATTGCCCCTGGTCAGGATGTCGCGCTCGATAAGGGCGCCATGGGCTGTATGAGGTTCCGAATCTTTCCAGCTGCAGATATAGAGATCGATGTTCGCATCCTTGCCGGGGGTATACGGATTGCCGTCAAGGGTCTGCGCAAAGGAACCGTTGAATGCTCCAAGGAGAAACAACATAACGAGAGAGAATATATACTTTTTCATGGCACCGCTCCCTGAAAGAAGAACCACCGTACCCAATCTATTCACAAAATGTAATAGAACGCGGATTTACGCGGATCGGGCGGATTTACGCGGATTTCGATTTTTTCATTTCTTTTTTGGGTATTAATACATAATAAGAACTAATAATAGTATAAACAATAAGTTATATAAATTTAGCTCTTTATGATTATATAATTATTATGCACAATACGGGCTTATTGTCGATTATCGGTCATTACTTCCTGACCTCGTGATCGCCATAGCGCGCGAAATAGAAAATCTTTATCTGATCTTTGCCGGTATTGATATTGGCATGAGGAGTTTTCCCATCGGGAGGTATCATATATCCCGTACCCTCGGGCTGCACGCGTATCTGCTTGCCGAGAAAGGCGATGCTCTCACCCCTTACTGCGGTCCATACCTCCTCGCATCCTTCCGCATGACTGTGCGGATGGCCGATTGTCATGGGATCGAATGTTACGGTAAGGACGCGTTCGAGCGTGCCAAGCCCGGCGTCGGTTTCAAAGAAGTACTTGACGATGTGGCACCAGTGGCCGTTGGTCGACTGTACCGGCAAGGTGTTTTCATCCTTGACCGTGATATCGGTGTTCGGCCTGAAGCCGGCCGGAATGGGCTCGTTGACGAGGTACATGGTCATGGATTCGGAGCCCGTGTTCTTCATGGTGAACTCGCAGTTCGCGGGGATGAGCACACAGATGCCCGGATAGAGGTCGGTGCTTATCTTACGGCCCTTCATGGCGCCTTTTCCGGAGAGAATATAGATGATTTCCTGTTCTCCTTTGAGCGTTGTCGGCTGAATGGATGCTCCGACATCGAGCGTTGCATGGGTGAAACGGTTGACATACTTGAGAACGGCGCCTTTTCTCGGCGGTTTCAACGGATCGCCTTTGGTAAGTATGTCGCGTTCTATAAGGGAGCCGTGTGTCTGATAAGGCAGGGATTCATTCCAGTTTCCGATATACATATCGATGTCGGGATCGACACCAGGTGTAAAAGGACTGCCATCGAGCGTCTGTCCGAAGGATAACGAAACTGTGCCGAAAATCAGCATTGTAACGTACAAAAACATTTTAAGGAACATGTCGGGTCTCCTTGCGTAAAATGAAAAGATTGGCGGCAACATATCCGCTCAATCGGCTTCATGGGCAAATGTGGTCGCCAGGATGATGTATCCGCTCAGGTATTGTTCAAAAATAACCAAGTACACTATAATATGCAAGAGGTGAAGTTGTTTGCCGGAGATTACCGTTACTCAGGCGGGTAAATAATGATATTCATATTCTGGAACAGATGCCGAAACAGGTTCGGCATGA
Proteins encoded:
- a CDS encoding methyltransferase; this translates as MTSRERIKAALDHRQPDRVPVDFGSMPVSGIAIGTVYRLRQELGFDHLDDRVKVVEPYQMLGEIKDDLLAWLHADIVGISGKMNRIGIPNDNWKPWTMFDGARVLVPGLFNTEPDNNGDILQYPEGDRSAAPSLRMPQGGFYHDAIVRQQPIDDTRLDVGDNLEDFPYVSDEGAEDLRRQAEWLYENTGYAIALAMPGGSLGNVAAVPAPWLKNPRGIRDIEEWYVSHAIRRDYINEIYDRQTDIGIKNLETIIQAVGNTIDIIYVTGTDFGCQRGPLMSPDVFRELYKPHYKRTCDFIHAHTTWKTFIHTCGGIRPLIGDIIGAGFDILNPLQTSAEGMDIHELKEEYGDRVVFHGGGVDTQHILPHGTPDEVYEDVAMRIRTLNKGGGYIFNTIHNIQADVPVENIKAMVKAIGDSF
- a CDS encoding cupin domain-containing protein; the encoded protein is MFLKMFLYVTMLIFGTVSLSFGQTLDGSPFTPGVDPDIDMYIGNWNESLPYQTHGSLIERDILTKGDPLKPPRKGAVLKYVNRFTHATLDVGASIQPTTLKGEQEIIYILSGKGAMKGRKISTDLYPGICVLIPANCEFTMKNTGSESMTMYLVNEPIPAGFRPNTDITVKDENTLPVQSTNGHWCHIVKYFFETDAGLGTLERVLTVTFDPMTIGHPHSHAEGCEEVWTAVRGESIAFLGKQIRVQPEGTGYMIPPDGKTPHANINTGKDQIKIFYFARYGDHEVRK
- a CDS encoding cupin domain-containing protein — encoded protein: MKKYIFSLVMLFLLGAFNGSFAQTLDGNPYTPGKDANIDLYICSWKDSEPHTAHGALIERDILTRGNPLNPPEKGAVLTYINLFTHATLEPGTSITPTTLKGEQEINYILTGKGAMKGRKTGTDLYPGIAVLIPAECPFTMSSTGDEPLTMYLINEPVPPGFRPNKDILVRDENTQRISSTDVHWCHIARGLFGTADGLGTLESIITVSFDPMTIGHPHSHIEGCEEVWTAIRGESIAFLGKQIRMQPEGTGYMIPADGKTPHANINTGEETVKMLYFARYRDHEVRK